The Lagopus muta isolate bLagMut1 chromosome 4, bLagMut1 primary, whole genome shotgun sequence genome has a window encoding:
- the LOC125692490 gene encoding ribonuclease CL2-like, which translates to MASWMLCLVLILAAVAGAVRETRYEKFLRQHVDYPRTLGLTGHLYCRIMLARRQVTAPGRLCKQSNTFVHAPAEDMVATCTLPADSKGFHSTSTPMDITACNLRGGDSRPPCNYQARQLHRYVRISCLNGLPVHLANTYVSVNES; encoded by the coding sequence ATGGCAAGCTGGATGCTATGCCTAGTCCTCATACTGGCAGCAGTGGCAGGGGCTGTGAGAGAGACCCGCTATGAGAAGTTCTTGCGGCAGCATGTGGACTACCCCCGGACACTCGGGCTTACGGGACACCTCTACTGCAGGATCATGCTGGCACGACGGCAAGTGACGGCCCCAGGGAGGCTTTGCAAGCAATCCAACACCTTTGTACATGCACCAGCTGAGGACATGGTGGCCACCTGTACCCTCCCAGCTGACTCAAAGGGGTTCCACAGCACCTCAACACCCATGGACATCACAGCCTGCAACCTGCGGGGTGGAGACAGCCGGCCCCCTTGCAATTACCAGGCCCGGCAGCTCCATCGCTATGTGCGTATCTCCTGCCTTAACGGGCTGCCTGTGCACCTCGCTAACACCTATGTGTCTGTTAATGAGTCTTGA